In one Pseudomonas sp. R84 genomic region, the following are encoded:
- a CDS encoding stability determinant produces MSILLSPFYSEFESEEEAESYDRWFRAKVQAALDDPRPAIPHEEAMVRLDQLLEEKRKNRRTAA; encoded by the coding sequence ATGAGCATATTGCTTTCCCCGTTTTATTCTGAGTTCGAATCCGAAGAAGAGGCAGAGAGCTACGATCGCTGGTTTCGTGCCAAGGTGCAGGCTGCACTGGATGATCCTCGCCCGGCCATTCCCCATGAGGAAGCCATGGTGCGGCTCGACCAATTATTAGAAGAGAAACGCAAGAATCGACGCACTGCCGCTTGA
- a CDS encoding fumarate reductase/succinate dehydrogenase flavoprotein subunit — protein sequence MTRNVLEQEYDIVVIGGGTAGPMAAIKAKEKNRDLRVLLVDKANVKRSGAISMGMDGLNNAIIPGHSTPEQYTKEITIANDGIVNQAAVYAYATHSFETIEQLDRWGVKFEKDETGDYAVKKVHHMGAYVLPMPEGHDIKKVLYRQLKRARVSITNRLVCTRLLTDAEGTVNGVMGFDCRTADFHVIKAKAVILACGAAGRLGLPSSGYLMGTYENPTNAGDGYAMAYHAGAELANLECFQINPLIKDYNGPACAYVTGPLGGYTANNKGERFIECDYWSGQMMWEFHQELESGNGPVFLKLDHLAEETIQNIEEILHSNERPSRGQFHANRGTDYRTQMVEMHISEIGFCSGHSASGVWVNERAETSVKGLYSAGDMAAVPHNYMLGAFTYGWFAGHNAADFVAGREFSALDAEQIEKEKARVYAPLDREHGLPPAQVEYKLRRFVNDYLQPPKVTKKMQIGLQRFSDIERDLEQMKANNAHELMRAMETSVIRDCAEMAARASLFRAESRWGLYHYRVDHPQRNDSEWFCHCHLKKGEDGQMTSFKKAVEPYIIPLDAEEMQAYDRLRVGAFAA from the coding sequence ATGACCCGCAACGTTCTCGAACAGGAATACGACATCGTCGTCATTGGCGGCGGCACTGCCGGCCCGATGGCCGCGATCAAGGCCAAGGAAAAGAACCGCGATCTGCGCGTGTTGCTGGTCGACAAGGCCAATGTCAAACGCAGCGGCGCGATCAGCATGGGCATGGACGGCCTGAACAACGCGATCATTCCCGGTCACTCGACGCCTGAGCAGTACACCAAGGAAATCACCATCGCCAACGACGGCATCGTCAATCAGGCCGCCGTTTACGCCTACGCGACGCACAGCTTCGAAACCATCGAACAGCTTGATCGCTGGGGCGTGAAGTTCGAAAAGGACGAAACCGGCGATTACGCGGTGAAAAAAGTCCACCACATGGGCGCCTACGTGCTGCCGATGCCGGAAGGGCACGACATCAAAAAGGTCCTTTATCGGCAGTTGAAACGCGCCCGGGTGAGCATCACCAATCGCCTCGTTTGCACGCGGTTACTGACCGACGCGGAGGGCACCGTCAACGGTGTGATGGGCTTCGATTGCCGCACTGCCGACTTTCATGTGATCAAGGCCAAAGCGGTGATCCTTGCCTGCGGTGCTGCCGGGCGTCTCGGCTTACCGTCCTCCGGTTATCTGATGGGCACCTACGAGAACCCGACCAACGCTGGCGACGGTTACGCGATGGCCTATCACGCCGGCGCGGAACTGGCCAACCTCGAATGCTTCCAGATCAACCCGCTGATCAAGGATTACAACGGCCCGGCCTGCGCCTACGTCACCGGACCGCTGGGCGGCTACACCGCCAACAACAAGGGCGAACGCTTCATCGAGTGCGATTACTGGAGCGGGCAGATGATGTGGGAGTTCCACCAGGAACTGGAGAGCGGCAACGGCCCGGTGTTTCTCAAGCTCGATCACTTGGCCGAGGAAACCATCCAGAACATCGAGGAAATCCTGCACAGCAACGAGCGCCCGAGTCGTGGCCAGTTCCACGCCAATCGCGGCACCGATTACCGCACGCAAATGGTCGAAATGCACATTTCCGAAATCGGTTTTTGCAGCGGCCACTCGGCGTCCGGTGTGTGGGTCAACGAACGTGCCGAGACTTCGGTGAAAGGCTTGTATTCGGCGGGCGACATGGCCGCTGTGCCACACAATTACATGCTCGGTGCCTTCACCTACGGCTGGTTCGCCGGGCACAACGCGGCGGATTTTGTCGCCGGCCGCGAGTTTTCCGCGCTGGATGCCGAGCAGATCGAAAAGGAAAAAGCCCGGGTCTACGCACCGCTGGATCGCGAACACGGCCTGCCGCCGGCGCAGGTCGAGTACAAGCTGCGGCGCTTCGTCAACGATTACCTGCAACCGCCGAAAGTCACCAAGAAGATGCAGATCGGCCTGCAACGCTTCAGCGACATCGAACGCGATCTCGAGCAGATGAAGGCCAACAACGCCCACGAACTGATGCGCGCCATGGAAACCAGCGTGATTCGCGACTGTGCCGAAATGGCCGCCCGCGCTTCATTGTTCCGCGCTGAAAGCCGTTGGGGCCTGTACCACTATCGCGTCGATCACCCACAGCGCAACGACAGCGAGTGGTTCTGTCATTGCCATTTGAAGAAGGGCGAGGACGGCCAGATGACCAGTTTCAAGAAAGCCGTCGAGCCTTACATTATCCCGCTCGATGCTGAAGAAATGCAGGCTTACGACCGTTTGCGGGTCGGCGCTTTCGCCGCTTGA
- a CDS encoding Dyp-type peroxidase, whose translation MSYYQPGILATPVPAQARHLFFALESVEALPQAIDNLLNQVDGKSAVVGFGESLVKALNVQIDGLRSFPAMTGVGVENPSTQHALWVWLHGVDRGELLNRCNALEAALAPALRLVEMQEAFRHKDGHDLTGYEDGTENPHDEAAIAAALQSSGTDGMVGGSFAAIQQWQHDLKGFHKLSADDKDNIMGRRLSDNEEIDDAPVSAHVKRTAQESFAPEAFVVRRSMPWIEGDRAGLMFLAFGFSLDAFEAQLRRMSGLEDGITDGLYRISRPITGGYYWCPPLKDGHLDLRALRIG comes from the coding sequence ATGAGTTACTACCAGCCGGGCATTCTCGCCACCCCAGTTCCTGCGCAAGCACGTCACCTGTTTTTCGCCCTTGAGTCGGTTGAAGCCCTGCCGCAGGCGATCGACAATCTGCTGAACCAGGTGGACGGCAAGTCGGCGGTGGTCGGTTTCGGCGAATCCCTGGTCAAGGCCCTCAACGTGCAGATTGACGGCCTGCGCAGCTTCCCGGCCATGACCGGCGTTGGCGTAGAAAACCCGTCGACCCAACACGCGCTGTGGGTGTGGCTGCACGGCGTCGACCGTGGTGAACTGCTCAACCGTTGCAACGCCCTCGAAGCCGCATTGGCCCCGGCCCTGCGCCTGGTAGAAATGCAGGAAGCCTTCCGCCACAAGGACGGCCACGACCTGACCGGCTACGAAGACGGCACCGAAAACCCGCACGACGAAGCCGCCATCGCCGCCGCCCTGCAAAGCTCAGGCACTGACGGCATGGTCGGCGGCAGCTTCGCCGCGATCCAGCAGTGGCAGCACGACCTCAAGGGTTTCCACAAACTGTCCGCCGACGACAAAGACAACATCATGGGCCGTCGCCTCAGCGACAACGAAGAGATCGACGACGCGCCGGTCTCCGCCCACGTCAAACGCACCGCGCAGGAAAGCTTTGCCCCTGAAGCGTTCGTCGTGCGCCGCTCGATGCCGTGGATCGAAGGTGATCGCGCTGGTTTGATGTTCCTCGCGTTCGGCTTCTCGCTGGATGCTTTCGAAGCGCAACTGCGCCGTATGAGCGGCCTGGAAGACGGCATCACCGATGGCCTCTATCGCATCAGCCGGCCGATCACTGGCGGCTACTACTGGTGCCCGCCGCTGAAGGATGGTCACCTCGATCTGCGCGCCTTGCGCATCGGCTAA
- a CDS encoding transporter → MSQNRATSFLPLALFIAGCTLTLPALATEAGVDNIGTGTDGFFMLPLEVDSLPENMVAFNLYYNHYKARKLNISSFGGKVPNVEIESTAVIPRLDYLSPVRVFGGRLAGYIAQPWLKQEVSVFGLSDTREGMGDTTFAPIILWDMGKKLTLGAAVEVTVPTGEYSVDRLANTSNNFYTYKPLFSFTWLPTERTEVSMKTTYSFNEKNKDTDYKSGQIFHFDYSASYKITDDLMLGVNGYYLKQTTDDKQFGHTVQFTGQDVDDGVRGKVFAIGPALHFTFLKYASAEIRWAKEFDVENRPEGEMLWAKVSIPYAF, encoded by the coding sequence ATGAGCCAGAACCGTGCAACATCCTTCTTGCCGCTCGCCCTTTTCATCGCGGGTTGCACCCTGACGTTGCCCGCCCTCGCCACCGAAGCCGGCGTCGACAACATCGGCACAGGCACCGACGGTTTCTTCATGTTGCCGCTGGAAGTCGACAGCCTTCCGGAGAACATGGTCGCGTTCAACCTCTACTACAACCACTACAAGGCGCGAAAGCTCAACATCAGCTCGTTCGGCGGCAAGGTGCCGAATGTCGAAATCGAATCCACGGCCGTGATTCCGCGTCTCGATTATTTAAGCCCGGTGCGTGTGTTCGGCGGGCGTCTGGCCGGTTACATCGCCCAGCCGTGGTTGAAGCAGGAAGTCTCGGTGTTTGGCTTGAGCGACACCCGCGAAGGCATGGGCGATACAACGTTCGCACCGATCATTCTGTGGGACATGGGCAAAAAACTGACCCTCGGCGCCGCCGTAGAGGTCACTGTGCCCACCGGCGAATACAGCGTCGATCGGCTGGCCAACACCAGCAACAATTTCTACACCTACAAACCGCTGTTCTCGTTCACCTGGCTGCCGACTGAACGCACCGAAGTCTCGATGAAGACCACCTACAGCTTCAACGAGAAGAACAAAGACACCGACTACAAGTCCGGGCAGATCTTCCATTTCGATTATTCGGCCAGCTACAAGATCACCGACGACCTGATGCTCGGCGTCAACGGCTACTACCTCAAGCAAACCACCGACGACAAACAGTTCGGCCACACCGTGCAGTTTACCGGGCAGGACGTCGATGACGGCGTGCGTGGCAAGGTTTTCGCGATTGGCCCGGCGCTGCACTTCACCTTTCTCAAGTACGCCAGTGCAGAGATTCGCTGGGCCAAGGAATTTGATGTGGAGAACCGGCCCGAAGGTGAAATGCTTTGGGCGAAGGTGAGCATTCCGTACGCGTTCTGA
- a CDS encoding AraC family transcriptional regulator: MNVKVQDPTFELALVSPFLLQTLAEVAHNKGVEPESLCRGLGFTLEDLQDPAQRISYRQAVAMIQRALKVLPNQGLGLWVGAQNVLGTLGLLGHVLSLCKTLRDAFALGIRHQHTSGGIVVSSVDVVGGCVHLDAECRLPFADVQVFAVEEFFASLLVYGRALVGAEFKAIAVEFVHAAPDYLSEYHRLLGPEVRFGCLHNRMLIDAQWLDVNLPNHHSLALRQAVALLELEAAQVHQKLDLIQAVERAIARDLSSGSHIEKIAGDLNMSSRTLRRRLTEHALTFEALLEQVRQARTLSLLANPDMPIERITEEVGYSDVRSFRRAFKRWTGLSPSAWRQESVTAI, from the coding sequence ATGAACGTAAAAGTCCAAGACCCGACCTTCGAACTGGCGCTGGTCTCGCCATTTCTTTTGCAAACCCTCGCCGAAGTCGCGCATAACAAGGGCGTCGAGCCTGAAAGTCTGTGCCGTGGGCTGGGTTTTACCCTTGAGGATCTTCAGGATCCGGCGCAGCGGATTTCCTATCGTCAGGCGGTGGCGATGATTCAGCGCGCGCTCAAAGTGTTGCCCAATCAAGGTCTGGGGCTGTGGGTCGGCGCGCAAAACGTGCTTGGTACTTTGGGTTTGCTCGGGCATGTGTTGTCGCTGTGCAAGACCTTGCGTGATGCCTTTGCGCTGGGCATTCGTCATCAACACACCTCGGGCGGGATTGTGGTGTCCAGTGTCGATGTGGTCGGCGGGTGCGTGCATCTCGATGCCGAATGTCGCTTGCCGTTCGCCGATGTGCAGGTGTTCGCGGTCGAGGAGTTTTTCGCCAGTTTGCTGGTGTATGGCCGCGCGCTGGTCGGAGCGGAGTTCAAGGCGATTGCCGTGGAATTCGTGCATGCCGCGCCGGATTACCTGAGCGAATACCACCGCCTGCTCGGGCCGGAGGTGCGCTTCGGCTGCCTGCACAATCGCATGCTGATCGATGCGCAGTGGCTGGATGTGAATCTGCCCAATCATCATTCGCTGGCGTTGCGTCAGGCCGTTGCATTGCTGGAGCTGGAAGCGGCGCAGGTGCATCAGAAACTTGATCTGATTCAGGCTGTGGAGCGGGCGATTGCCCGGGATCTGAGTAGCGGCAGTCACATCGAAAAGATTGCCGGTGATTTGAACATGAGCAGCCGTACGTTGCGCCGGCGTTTGACTGAGCATGCGCTGACGTTTGAGGCGTTGCTGGAGCAGGTGCGGCAGGCGCGGACCCTGAGTCTGCTGGCTAATCCGGATATGCCGATCGAGCGGATTACCGAGGAAGTCGGGTACAGCGATGTGCGCAGTTTTCGTCGGGCGTTCAAGCGCTGGACAGGGTTGAGCCCGAGTGCGTGGCGCCAGGAAAGCGTTACAGCTATTTAA
- a CDS encoding ferredoxin family protein — protein MAYQAQEIFFRSNAPVTVDEDKCIAEKGCTVCVDVCPMDLLAINPATQKAYMAFDECWYCMPCEKDCPTGAVKVDIPYLLR, from the coding sequence ATGGCCTATCAAGCTCAGGAAATCTTCTTCCGCTCCAACGCCCCCGTCACCGTGGACGAGGACAAATGCATCGCCGAAAAGGGCTGTACCGTGTGTGTCGACGTTTGCCCGATGGATTTGCTGGCGATCAACCCGGCGACGCAGAAGGCTTATATGGCGTTCGATGAATGCTGGTACTGCATGCCGTGCGAAAAGGATTGCCCGACGGGTGCCGTCAAAGTCGACATCCCCTATCTCCTGCGTTGA
- a CDS encoding Gfo/Idh/MocA family oxidoreductase yields the protein MNVVRWGMIGCGSVAERKSGPAFYKAPGSALVAMMGRRLEAVTDYAARHGIERVYTDIDALINDPEVDAVYIATPPDSHHAYSLKVAAAGKHCCVEKPMALNAGQSREMQQVFAEAGLHLFVSYYRRSLPRFAQVRQWLEEGRIGEVRHLSWTLTKAPSPADLDGRDNWRTDPAVAGGGYFADLASHGFDLFQYLLGDIVEVAGFTARQACLYAAEDAVSASWRFASGALGMGCWSFVADRREDRVEIIGSVGRIGFSVFDEHPVQLHADEHISLEIPHHEHIQWHHVLGMNAHIRGDSQHPAIAEQALKTDWVMDQILKRH from the coding sequence ATGAACGTGGTGCGCTGGGGCATGATTGGGTGTGGCAGCGTCGCTGAACGCAAGAGCGGGCCGGCCTTCTACAAGGCGCCCGGTTCGGCGTTGGTGGCGATGATGGGCCGACGCCTGGAAGCCGTGACCGACTACGCCGCGCGCCACGGCATCGAGCGGGTTTACACCGACATCGATGCGCTGATCAACGATCCCGAGGTCGACGCGGTGTACATCGCCACGCCACCCGACAGCCACCACGCCTACAGCCTCAAAGTTGCTGCTGCCGGCAAACATTGCTGCGTGGAAAAACCCATGGCGCTGAATGCCGGGCAAAGCCGCGAGATGCAGCAGGTGTTTGCCGAGGCTGGTTTGCACCTGTTCGTTTCCTACTACCGCCGATCGTTGCCGCGTTTTGCGCAGGTGCGGCAATGGTTGGAGGAGGGGCGCATTGGTGAGGTTCGGCACCTGAGCTGGACGCTGACCAAGGCGCCGTCGCCGGCGGATCTCGATGGGCGCGATAACTGGCGTACCGATCCGGCGGTGGCCGGTGGCGGTTATTTCGCTGATCTGGCCAGTCATGGCTTTGACCTGTTCCAGTACCTGCTCGGCGACATCGTTGAAGTGGCCGGATTCACCGCACGTCAGGCCTGTTTGTATGCCGCCGAAGATGCCGTCAGCGCCAGTTGGCGGTTCGCTTCAGGTGCGCTAGGCATGGGCTGCTGGAGTTTTGTCGCGGATCGGCGCGAGGATCGGGTCGAGATCATCGGCAGCGTCGGGCGAATCGGTTTTTCGGTGTTTGATGAGCATCCCGTGCAATTGCATGCCGATGAACACATCAGCCTGGAGATTCCCCATCACGAACACATTCAATGGCATCACGTGCTGGGCATGAATGCGCATATTCGTGGCGATTCACAACATCCCGCAATCGCCGAACAGGCCCTGAAAACCGACTGGGTCATGGACCAGATCCTCAAGCGCCACTGA
- a CDS encoding type II toxin-antitoxin system RelE/ParE family toxin has protein sequence MEQHNSNASAALQRKVGAATQRLSSIPFGYRSGRVPGTREMVVNPNYLLVYRVNGRIKILTLVHTRQQYPRTSST, from the coding sequence ATTGAACAACACAATTCCAACGCTTCAGCGGCTTTGCAGCGCAAGGTGGGTGCAGCAACGCAAAGGCTTTCATCAATTCCCTTTGGTTACAGATCCGGTCGAGTACCAGGCACTCGGGAAATGGTGGTCAATCCAAACTATCTACTGGTCTATCGAGTCAACGGGCGCATCAAAATCCTGACGTTAGTCCACACCCGACAACAATACCCACGAACGTCATCAACATAA
- a CDS encoding GntR family transcriptional regulator, with product MTDNVLSLSPLSLSSVPLHTQLRDVLRARILDGEYPQDSQMPSESELGALFKVSRITVRQALGDLQKEGLIFKIHGKGTFVAKPKTFQNVSSLQGLAESMTGRGYEVINRLRSFKFIPADKRVAERLQIAGGEIVTQIKRVRLINREPISLEITYLPKAVGERLEKADLVTRDIFLILENDCGIALGHADLAIDAVLADSDLTQALNVEAGSPIMRIERLTHDAQGQPLDFEHLYYRGDAFQYRLRIDRQKGEQA from the coding sequence ATGACCGATAACGTTCTCTCTCTTAGCCCGCTCTCCTTATCAAGTGTCCCGCTGCACACCCAACTGCGCGACGTCCTCCGTGCGCGCATTCTCGACGGCGAATACCCGCAAGACAGCCAGATGCCCTCCGAAAGCGAGCTCGGTGCGCTGTTCAAAGTCAGCCGCATCACTGTGCGCCAGGCGCTCGGCGATCTGCAAAAGGAAGGGCTGATCTTCAAGATCCACGGCAAAGGCACCTTCGTCGCCAAACCGAAAACCTTTCAAAACGTCAGCAGCCTGCAAGGCCTCGCCGAGTCCATGACCGGACGCGGCTACGAGGTGATCAACCGCCTGCGCAGCTTCAAATTCATCCCGGCTGACAAGCGCGTCGCCGAGCGTTTGCAAATCGCCGGGGGCGAGATCGTTACGCAGATCAAACGCGTGCGCCTGATCAATCGTGAACCGATCTCGCTGGAAATCACCTACCTGCCCAAAGCCGTCGGCGAGCGACTGGAGAAGGCCGATCTGGTTACCCGCGACATCTTCCTGATCCTCGAAAACGACTGCGGCATCGCCCTCGGCCATGCCGATCTGGCCATCGACGCGGTGCTCGCTGACAGCGACCTGACCCAGGCGCTGAACGTCGAGGCCGGCTCGCCGATCATGCGCATCGAGCGTCTGACCCACGACGCGCAAGGCCAGCCGCTGGACTTCGAACACCTTTATTACCGTGGCGATGCGTTCCAGTACCGCCTGCGGATCGACCGGCAAAAAGGGGAGCAGGCATGA